Part of the Solanum pennellii chromosome 10, SPENNV200 genome is shown below.
TTAGATACAAAACTCACACTTCCAATAGTTTAACTATGAAGCTCACAAAAAAGAAACAGATTAGATGTATTTTTGACACTTACCTCTTGTATAAAAATGATATTAGTACTCAGGACAGACATAGAAGTTGCAGTAAGGATTGTTCAATAAGTAAAGACATACCGGCAGTAATATAAATATTGTCACAATAATATGTCTTAAGCAAACGTCCCTCGTGAGTTAGCTTTGGGGTTGATTAGGCTATAAATTTATAACACCTTTGACCAGACTTATATATGGaaatagaatttattttttataaatgaaatgtataaatgaaatggggaggggggggggggaaaacCAAATTATNNNNNNNNNNNNNNNNNNNNNNNNNNNNNNNNNNNNNNNNNNNNNNNNNNNNNNNNNNNNNNNNNNNNNNNNNNNNNNNNNNNNNNNNNNNNNNNNNNNNNNNNNNNNNNNNNNNNNNNNNNNNNNNNNNNNNNNNNNNNNNNNNNNNNNNgggggggggggggggagaagCACATTATATGAATAGTTTCACCTAGATACCTAGTTCAATTTCTTCGATATGTTCATCCACTTCTTAATTTTGAAGATTTGGTGTATAAAAAGTCCTTTCATTCAATAAAATTGTTAGGATAAATCATGActtaatagtaatttttttatatagttttgaaaagtatatctaaaataattccTGAAGTATGACCAAAACTTAATTAGTGAACAAACATTTCTGAACTATTCAAAAAGTTGCAAGATTCATCCTTTTATCCATCTTGATTTAAGAAACTCACGTCCTAACAAAAAATGTGTCGAGTCGAATGGATATATGTACACATGGTTAAGTTAATCAAATTaggtgatttttttaattttttgaaattgagggtttaattatattcatacaaaatatattcaaattctaaatattctttGGAAAAAACAAATACTAgtccaaatttcaaaaatttcaaataaagcaattattttttttcattttaataactAAACAGCTATGTAATTTCactaaatttccagcatttctttacattgtataaaatgtgaacattgtatatatagtatatactcCTCAATATTTTACCAAAGAAAATCTCTATATAGTTGGatgtaatatatttgaaatgatttttttacatAATCTTTCTAACCTTCGGAACGTGAATATTCCAAAATTTATGTATTAGTGTCAGTCAATTTACTTGATGATGCAAACAAAAATACTCTATAAACTAACAACACACgaaatttaaattcaagattcattttcTATCCATATCCTTATTCTTTTTAGGTAACTTTGATCTTCTCGTCGTGGCCAAGACGTGaccgaattaaaaaaaaatattgtttcaaTTAGTTTCTTAACAAAAATAGGTTGAAGGTtgattcttgttattttttgaaTAGTATAAGAATGTTTTTTGCTCACTTAGATAATATAAGGATGTACATTAGATATGGGTCATAGTAAAGATgattttagccaaaaactcCTATCTATGATAACCTTAATTCGCTTAGCATTTGTTTTATCTTGCTTGACATATTcaaatatacattaaaatatagTGAACATGAAATtacaaatgaaaattaaaaaaaatcaaagcataTCAAATGTCATAATGCAGGACTATAACATTGTACTCAATAACAGCATCGGTAGCATTCATCCAATAGGTTTTTGCAGTGGCGATTCCTTGAGCCAATCGAAAAACTCCAGAACCACCAACAATAGGCATTTCACGATACTTATGAAATGCGGGGTTCCTACCAAGTACACTCAACGTGCTACCATTATACTTGCCAGTTGTGAACACAAAGTTGAGGGTCATAAGAAGGGCAGCCTCCTTTTGACCGGCTCCACCATAAATCCCTTGGGCTCGACCCACTATAGTCGAGTTGACCTCGGGTCCAACCGTCAATGGATCGTCAATCATTGCAACATACCCAAAGAAAGTTGGGGATTTTGACTTGATTATTGGAACTGCGGTTGGATTTTTTCCA
Proteins encoded:
- the LOC107001831 gene encoding dirigent protein 22-like, encoding MEKTSLIILLCFILMSMVQGVVLGPKAVEKWFKELPHAKQKVTKFHFYFHDITSGKNPTAVPIIKSKSPTFFGYVAMIDDPLTVGPEVNSTIVGRAQGIYGGAGQKEAALLMTLNFVFTTGKYNGSTLSVLGRNPAFHKYREMPIVGGSGVFRLAQGIATAKTYWMNATDAVIEYNVIVLHYDI